In Sphingomonas sp. BGYR3, the genomic stretch CGACATCGACGATCCCGGCTTCACCGCCCGCTTCAAGCAGCAGCAGGGCGGGGTGTTCGCCGAGGACCGCGAGGTGCTGGAGGCGCAGCAGCGGTCGATCGCCGCCAATCCCGACCTCAAGGTCATGGCCTACAACATCGACCAGGGCGGCGTGCGCGCGCGGCAGATCATCGCCCGCCTGATCCGCGAGCAGGAGGGAGCGGCATGACCGACGCGTCAGACATCCACGCCTATCTCGACGAGTTCGAGGATATTCCCGGCACGCGCGTGTTCACCGCGGCGCGGGCGCGAAAGGGGTATCATCTCAACCAGTTCGCAATGAGCCTGATGAAGCCGGAAAACCGCGAACGGTGGAAGGCGGATGAAGCCGCCTATCTCGCCGAATGGCCGCTGACCGACGAACAGCGCGAAGCGGTGCTGGCGCGCGATTACAACCGTCTGCTCGATCTGGGCGGCAACATCTATTTCCTGTCCAAAATCTTCTCGACCGACGGCCTCAGCTTCGTTCAGGCGGTCAGCACCATGACCGGCGTGTCGGTTGAGGAATATCAGGCGATGATGATGGCCGGCGGCCGATCGCCCGACGGTCTGCGTTCAAAAAAGGAGGGCAGGTAAATGGCCCGCATTACCGCCGGCGTCGCGACCAGCCATGTGCCGCTGCTGGGCGTCGCCCATGATTTCGGCAAGGACCGCGACGAGTATTTCACGCCGATCTTTTCGGGCTATGACTGGACCCGGCAATGGGAACGGGCGGAAAAGCCCGATGTCGTGATCCTCGTCTATAACGATCATGCCAGCGCCTTCGACATGAAGATCATCCCGACCTTCGCCATCGGCTGCGGCGAACGGTACGCGCCCGCGGACGAGGGGTGGGGGCCGCGCAAGGTGCCCGATGTGCACGGCCATCCCGACCTTGCATGGCATATCGCGCAAAGCCTGATCCTCGACGAATTCGACATGACCATCATCAACGAGATGGACGTCGATCACGGGCTGACCGTCCCCCTGTCGATGATGTTCGGCGATGTGCCCGAATGGCCGTGCAAGGTCATTCCGCTGGCCGTCAACGTCGTCACCTATCCGCCGCCGTCGGGCAACCGCTGCTGGGCGCTGGGTGAGGCGATCGCCCGTGCGGTGGCCAGCTTTCCTGAGGATCTGAACGTGCAGCTGTGGGGCACCGGCGGCATGAGCCACCAGCTTCAGGGCCCGCGCGCCGGCCTGATCAACGCCGAATGGGACAACCGGTTCATCGACGGCCTGATCGGCGACAGCGACCATCTGCGCCGCATCCCGCATATCGAATATCTGCGCGAAACGGGCAGTGAGGGGATCGAGATGGTGATGTGGCTGATCATGCGCGGCGCGCTGGGCCGGCGCACCGCCTTGCTGCACCGCCATTATCATGTGCCGTGCAGCAATACCGCCATCGGCCATGTCGTGCTGCGCCCCGACAATGGCGAGGGGTACGACATGACCGGCAGCAACTGGCAGAGCCTGGCCGCCGAATAAAGGACGCACGCACCGCACCCGGTGCTGCCCCTGAATGATTGGGAGAATGACATGAAGATCGCACTCGCGGGTGCCGGCGCGTTCGGCGAAAAGCATCTGGATGGGCTGAAACTGATCGACGGGGTAGAGGTCATCTCCGTCGTCGGCCGGCGGCTGGAGCCGACCCGGGCCGTGGCCGACAAATATGGCATCCCCCATGCCTGTACCGATCTGGCCGATGCGCTGGAACAGCCGGGACTGGATGCGGTGATCCTGTGTACCCCGACACAGATGCACGCCGAACAGGCGCTGCAATGCCTGGATGCCGGCAAGCATGTGCAGGTGGAAATCCCGTTGTGCGACAGCCTGGCGGATGGCGAGGCGGTGCTGGCCAAGGCGCAGGAAACCGGGCTGGTCGCGATGG encodes the following:
- the ligA gene encoding protocatechuate 4,5-dioxygenase subunit alpha — encoded protein: MTDASDIHAYLDEFEDIPGTRVFTAARARKGYHLNQFAMSLMKPENRERWKADEAAYLAEWPLTDEQREAVLARDYNRLLDLGGNIYFLSKIFSTDGLSFVQAVSTMTGVSVEEYQAMMMAGGRSPDGLRSKKEGR
- a CDS encoding class III extradiol dioxygenase subunit beta gives rise to the protein MARITAGVATSHVPLLGVAHDFGKDRDEYFTPIFSGYDWTRQWERAEKPDVVILVYNDHASAFDMKIIPTFAIGCGERYAPADEGWGPRKVPDVHGHPDLAWHIAQSLILDEFDMTIINEMDVDHGLTVPLSMMFGDVPEWPCKVIPLAVNVVTYPPPSGNRCWALGEAIARAVASFPEDLNVQLWGTGGMSHQLQGPRAGLINAEWDNRFIDGLIGDSDHLRRIPHIEYLRETGSEGIEMVMWLIMRGALGRRTALLHRHYHVPCSNTAIGHVVLRPDNGEGYDMTGSNWQSLAAE